From Streptomyces sp. SAI-135:
CACCAACTGCACGACCCCCGAGGTCGCCACGTCCCTGCGGGACCGGCGCAACGCCCTGATCTCCGCCTTGGAGAGCCGCATCCGGGCCGGTATCGCCGCAGGTGAACTGCCCTCCGGCACCGACGCCCGCGCACTGGCCCGGCACAGCGGCGCGATCGTGCACGGCATGTCCCAGCAGGCGCGCGACGGCGCGAGCCGACAGGAGTTGGAGGCTGTCGCGGAAATTGCCATGGCCATCTGGCCCCGCACATGAACCCACACGCGTTAGGCTGCGTGTGGGTTGTTAGGGCGTCCGAGTAAGTGCCCCCCGCGAGGGAAAGGCCCAACAACAAACAGGGTCCAACGCATGGACACACCTGGTGGTCTAGTCCACAATTGAACCGTGACTTCCGTCTTCCCCGCACAGGAAGGCGGACCGAGGAACCGGAGCTCTCTGCCCTGACTGCCCCGGGTCCTCATCTCGGCCGACCGGGACCGCACACCCCACGGCCGATATTGCTCCGGGCTGCGGTGCCGGGAAGGTTGAGGGTCCTTCCCAGGCGCCGCGGCCCGCGGGTGTCTCTGGGCACGGTGTTTTTAGGTCACCCACATACCCCCAGGTACGCTCACATGCGTGCCCTCCATGAACGAACTGGTCCGCCAGCACACCGCCCTCGACGACTCCGACCTCGAGTGGCTGCATCTGCTGGTCTCGGAGTGGCAGTTGCTCTCCGACCTCTCCTTCGCCGACCTCGTCCTGTGGGTCCCCACCCTGGACGGCACCCGCTATGTCTCCGTCGCCCAGATGCGGCCCAACACCGGCCCCACCTCCTACCAGGACGACATGGTCGGCCATCTCGTCCCCCGTGGCCGCCGCCCGCTGCTGGACGTGGCGCTCGACGAGGGCCGGATCGTGCGCGAGGGCGACCCGGAGTGGCGCGAGGAGGTCCCGGTCCGCGTCGAGTCGATCCCGGTGCGACGGGAGGGGCGCGTCCTCGGTGTCATCGCCCGCAACACCAACCTGCTGACCGTCCGCACCCCGAGCCGTCTCGAACTGACCTATCTGCAGAGCGCGTCCGACCTGGCCCAGATGATCGCGGCCGGCTCCTTCCCGTTCCCCAACCAGCAGATGGACATGGACGCGGCCCCGCGCGTCGGCGACGGCCTGATCCGCCTCGACGGGGACGGGATCGTGCAGTACGCCTCCCCGAACGCCCTCTCCGCCTACCACCGCATGGGCCTCGCCTCCGACCTGGTCGGCCAGCACCTCGGCCGTACCACCGCCGAACTCGCCCCCACCCGCGGTCCGGTGGACGAGGCGCTCGCCAAGGTCGCCAGCGGCTGGGCGCCCCGGGAGTTCGAGATCGAGGCGCACGACGGGGTCATCCAGTTCCGGGCGATCCCGCTCAAACCCAAGGGCATCCGCATCGGTTCACTGGTCCTGCTGCGGGACGTGACCGAACTGCGGCGCCGTGAGCGCGAGTTGATCACCAAGGACGCGACCATCCGGGAGATCCACCACCGGGTGAAGAACAACCTCCAGACGGTGGCGGCCCTGCTCCGCCTCCAGGCCCGGCGTATCGAGTCCGACCGCGGTCGCGAGGCCCTCGAAGAGGCTGTCCGCCGCGTCGGCTCCATCGCCATCGTTCACGAGACGCTGTCTCAGAACCTGGACGAGCGCGTGGAGTTCGACGAGATCGCGGACCGGGTGCTCGCCATGGTCGCCGAGATCTCGCCGGGCAAGGTCACCGGCCGGCGCAGTGGACGCTTCGGCATCCTGGACGCCGAGGTCGCCACCCCGCTGTCCATGGTCCTCAC
This genomic window contains:
- a CDS encoding PAS domain-containing sensor histidine kinase, which encodes MNELVRQHTALDDSDLEWLHLLVSEWQLLSDLSFADLVLWVPTLDGTRYVSVAQMRPNTGPTSYQDDMVGHLVPRGRRPLLDVALDEGRIVREGDPEWREEVPVRVESIPVRREGRVLGVIARNTNLLTVRTPSRLELTYLQSASDLAQMIAAGSFPFPNQQMDMDAAPRVGDGLIRLDGDGIVQYASPNALSAYHRMGLASDLVGQHLGRTTAELAPTRGPVDEALAKVASGWAPREFEIEAHDGVIQFRAIPLKPKGIRIGSLVLLRDVTELRRRERELITKDATIREIHHRVKNNLQTVAALLRLQARRIESDRGREALEEAVRRVGSIAIVHETLSQNLDERVEFDEIADRVLAMVAEISPGKVTGRRSGRFGILDAEVATPLSMVLTEILQNALEHGFREGETGTVEVSAVRGGTTKEARLLVTVQDDGVGLPEGFDPHTAGNLGLQIVRTLVEGELGGTFDMVPAPEGGTRVILDVPVQAQK